Proteins encoded in a region of the Candidatus Obscuribacter sp. genome:
- a CDS encoding tetratricopeptide repeat protein, which produces MQRAINKSRQGAGKLAPVYFGLALLAILLQSLSASAQVEQLPEPLPDSGAVSVDSSPPGNAAFANSLDDFKLATPKSAESATIGGFEMRGPVSDVPGKSIDDQNFEILSSHDLLASGTADVQDGRLDLAVKKFKEIIRRDPTNVSAHNNLAVVLKRQGNKEAAVDEFQKALLNNPNTPELYNNLAAALIAVGRYDQAQDALFRALRLNPDFSDAHRNLGHILFLKGDYDGSISAFQEALKENPALSEIHINLGDCYRQAHRYEQALVEYRTFVRLCPKRPDDLERHIQLCLAKCYEGLGNYEDSRKILNALIEKNPNDTDSLNCLGVVLWKMHQLPEAVFVLNRALKIDPKYPQARNNLGIALYELKRFDDAVDVWKEALAVKPDYPEAHYNMGVALYQSGLFEPAIEAYRECLRLAPNDAFAHNNLGVALLRSVNRAGALAELRKAIECDANCAQAYTNLGKILKESAVKTD; this is translated from the coding sequence GTGCAACGAGCCATAAATAAATCGAGACAAGGAGCGGGCAAATTAGCGCCAGTTTATTTTGGACTGGCATTGTTGGCAATTTTGCTCCAGAGTTTGTCCGCCTCTGCTCAGGTCGAGCAGTTGCCAGAGCCTCTACCAGACAGCGGTGCGGTCTCTGTTGACAGCTCGCCGCCGGGCAATGCCGCTTTTGCAAATAGCCTCGACGACTTTAAGTTGGCGACGCCAAAATCTGCAGAGAGTGCCACTATAGGCGGCTTTGAGATGCGTGGTCCAGTGTCTGATGTGCCTGGTAAATCCATAGATGATCAAAACTTTGAGATTTTAAGTAGTCACGATTTGCTGGCCTCTGGCACGGCTGATGTCCAGGATGGTCGTCTCGATTTGGCAGTTAAAAAATTCAAAGAGATAATCCGCCGCGATCCTACCAATGTCAGCGCCCACAATAATTTGGCAGTAGTGCTCAAGCGTCAGGGTAACAAAGAAGCGGCAGTTGATGAGTTTCAAAAGGCGCTGCTCAATAATCCCAATACTCCTGAGTTATACAACAATCTAGCGGCAGCCTTAATTGCGGTTGGTCGGTATGATCAGGCTCAGGATGCACTCTTTAGAGCACTGCGTTTAAATCCGGATTTTAGCGATGCTCACCGCAATCTTGGTCATATTCTCTTTTTAAAGGGTGATTATGACGGCTCTATATCAGCCTTTCAGGAAGCGCTCAAAGAAAACCCAGCGCTTAGCGAAATCCATATCAATCTAGGTGATTGCTATCGCCAGGCGCACCGCTATGAGCAGGCTTTAGTCGAATACAGGACCTTTGTCCGCTTATGTCCTAAAAGACCCGATGATCTTGAGCGCCATATCCAACTTTGTCTGGCCAAATGTTATGAAGGACTGGGCAACTATGAAGATTCGCGCAAAATTTTAAATGCTCTTATTGAGAAAAATCCTAACGATACAGATAGCCTAAATTGCCTTGGCGTGGTGCTCTGGAAGATGCATCAGTTGCCCGAGGCAGTCTTTGTCCTTAACCGTGCCCTAAAAATAGATCCCAAATATCCTCAGGCCAGAAATAATCTAGGTATAGCGCTTTATGAGCTGAAGCGTTTTGATGATGCCGTCGATGTCTGGAAAGAAGCGCTGGCGGTAAAACCTGATTATCCCGAGGCTCATTACAACATGGGGGTGGCACTCTATCAGTCTGGACTCTTTGAGCCAGCAATTGAGGCTTATCGTGAATGTTTAAGGCTGGCACCCAATGATGCCTTTGCTCACAATAATTTAGGTGTGGCCCTTTTGCGTAGCGTAAACCGCGCCGGTGCACTGGCTGAGTTGCGCAAAGCAATTGAATGTGATGCTAATTGTGCGCAAGCTTATACGAATTTAGGCAAAATTCTCAAGGAAAGCGCGGTAAAAACAGATTGA